The window CTTTCACTTTGCTATCTATGCTAAATACATGGCGAACTGATAGATCTGAAACTAACCCCTTATCTGATGGCGAAAACAATGAGACTGGTTCTTCTCTAAACTTGATGTCTGAAATTGCAGAAGAAGTTTCTTCCCAACTTCATTCTGGAATAATTAAAGCTTCTCGCAGAGCTTTGCTAGATGAGATAATCAGCAACATAATCGCAGAGTTTGTTGCTTCAAAGAAAGCTCAGAGACTGCGTAAGCTAGAAACTGCTAATCAGACTTTCAACATGTGCTCTGATGGAAGAATGGTAATGTATTCAAATGCCAAAGGGATTACTGATGCTGTCACGTTTGTATTGAATGTTAACttaactctctttctctctctcactctttcTCTTCAACAGTCTGAAATCATTGGCAGTAGGAAGAACTCTGTTGCTCCTGGAGGTGGAACAGCACTCTCTGACCAGACATGCCTTATAAATGAAACTCCTAAAGAGTCTTCAGCAAAAATCAAATCTGTAGGAGGCATAGAAAACTTTCAGCACGCATGTATGGTTGTTTGCAGAACAATTTTTGATTCTTGCATGCAAGTCATGTGGAATGCCGTCTTTTATGCTCCTGTTGCAGAATATTGCTCTACCTGGAGAAAGAGGAAGCGTTGGTCTGGTCATCCTAGGATCATGCATCCTGCTGTTGAACAGGCCATGCTGTTTAGGGATAATGTTGAGAAGAGTGAAAAGCTAATTGATGAACCTGTAAGTTGTCAGTGTTGCTGCATTGAGTTGTGTTTGTTCTTGTTTTAAGATTGTGCCTGGATGATGTTTCAATTGGTTTACAGTTGCAAGAAGAGCACGAATATTCTGTTTGTGAGGTAGACTGCCCTCCTGGATTTGGACTGGTGATGACGGACCAAGATATCCATATCCAATCATCTGTTGGTTTGTCTTCTTCTACTGTGGAAGGAATCCCTTTTAAAGCGAAGAGACCATCTGACAATGGTCAACCTTATGATGACATGCAATGTATAGTAGAAACTGTACAAAATGAACTCCAGTTGTCTGCAAAGATGATGTTGGTGGAGTGTGTTGAAGCTTTCATAGAGGAGGAAGTAATGAATCTAATTGAttcttttaaagataaaaaattgaaagaggtAATTATTGAATTCCACTGTTTAATTTTTACCACTTGaagcctattttttttttcatgaagtCAGACAAGCTCTGAGCATGCAGTTCATTACAGTCCTTATTGGATATCAGGGTTATTACTGATATTTTCTGTTTATGGTCAACTTCATCATATGGGGTATCGTACTTCTTGTTGCAGGGTACTTCGGATTTTTCTATCCAATGTCCCCATGCTAATGAAGATGCTTCTTCTGACATGGTTTCCGGTTTAAGGATCGAATCAAATGTTGCAGAGATGATTTTATCTGTTGATTCTTGCACTCCACAACAGTCACCGACAGATTTTCATCTGCCTAATAATGCTTCTGTATCCGTGTCTGAACATTTTATGTCCAAACTTAATAAACTATGCACAACAGATGATGTGGTTGATGACCAAGACATAGATGAGCCACCACCTCCCGGATTTGAGTACAATTCTAGAACCTTTGTTCCATCTCAAATTTGTAGATTCCGACCATCAAGTTCAGATGAGTGTACTCCTATCATTGGACAATATGTAGCATTGGCCTTGTGCCGACAGAGGCTGCATGAGGATGTACTTCAAGAGTGGAAAGACTTGTTGGTTGAAGGCACTCTTGATCAGTTCTTTGCATCATGGTGGACTTCCAAGCAACGATGTGATTCTACTGGCTGTGAGGTACTGAATCTTTGTTCCTAATGCTTGTTTCTCCTAAATTATTGAAGTTTTCCTATAATATCTAACGTTAATTCTGTAGGCATAGTTATGTCTTGAAGGTTCTGTACTTTAGAATTGTGCTTGATGCTTATGCCTTTATTTCAGGAAGGAGTCTCTaattcaaataaagaaaaaccttGTGACAGTTCTGCTGCATCTGACCAACGTAGGGAAAGAACAAAGGATCGTCACAGTTTGGGCTCTCCAGAATTATCTCTGGTGATTGGCAAATACACATACTACCGGAAGAAAAAGTTGGTTCGCAAGAAGATAGGATCTTTGTCTCACGCTGCAGCTTCTGTGGACTCTGGATCACAGGATCAACTGATGGAGAAGTCAAGGAAACAGGATGTTCCTGGAGATGTGTCTGAGATAACAGAAGTTGAAATGGGAATCTTGAAACGTAGAAAGATTGGGCTAAATACATGCCACGCAGAAGATAATTCATTGCAAGCCATTGTTCAAAGTACTTTGCCTGGTGATTCCTCATCTGTCAGGATTAAACCCAATCGAAGGTCAACAAAGTGTGCTCATGTGGTTCGAAGTATGTCACTTGCCCTGATTTAGTAGTTTATATTCTAGATGAGTATTGCTTATCTCAATAATAGTAAGTTACTAACTGTTAACTATTTCCTCCAGATGGTGAGGTCATAGAAGATGATCGAGCATGTGGTAGAGAGGAAGCCTCACCTTTTGCAGAGGATTGTGATTTCGTTGATAAAGTTGTTaatagtaatggtaatggtCATGATGTTGGAAATCTTAAAGAACTTGCTGGTGATTGCTCCAAAAAGACAAAATGTAGGTGTCTTGGTTTTACCCCTCTCTGgatcattttacttttttttttcttcctgttATTTTTACTCTTACAATAGTTATTTGATGTTTCTTCCTTTTATGGATTGTCCTGTTGATGCCTATAGCAACTAAGGtttcaaagaagaaaaggaaggatTTAAAGGATGTCCCATCATCACGTTCTGCCAAGGTATTGAAACCAGCAAATGGTGCTGCCAAGCAAGATACGGGTAGACAGGTTGCAGTACACAAGAACAAGTTCTCTAAATTCAAAACATTAAATCCCTGCCTCAGATCTGTGGGATGTGCTCGATCTTCTATCAATGGATGGGACTGGCGAAATTGGTCACTGAATGCCAGTCCCACTGAAAGAGCTCGTGTTAGGGGAATTCACAAAGCTCAGTTTGCCTGTGATCAGTATTTTCGATCTGAGGTTGTTTCATCCCAATTGTCAAATGTTAAAGGTCTTTCTGCAAGAACCAACAGGGTTAAGATGCGCAATCTTCTTGCTGCGGCAGAGGGTGCTGACCTTTTGAAAGCTACTCAGTTGAAGGTGATTGAAGCCTGAAGTTTGTTTTGGGATGTGTCTGATATTGCATCTGatcattataatattttttttatttgttttttcaggCGAGGAAAAAGCGTCTACGTTTTCAACGAAGTAAGATACATGATTGGGGTCTTGTGGCTCTAGAACCTATTGAGGCTGAGGACTTTGTCATTGAATATGTAGGAGAACTGATACGCCCTCGGGTAAGTTTGTCTTAATCTTTTCTGTTGCTGGGTTTATTATGTTAGTTATACAGCTTAATGCAACTAATTCATCTTTTGCTCTCAGTTCGATTCCATTATACGCATGCTTTTAATAAACATTTTGTGCCAGAACGTCTTAATTTCACTGGTTATTTATGTACACTGGTGTGCTTTCTGAATTCACAGATATCAGATATACGTGAACGTCTTTATGAGAAGATGGGAATTGGAAGCAGTTATCTTTTTAGACTTGATGATGGTTACGTTGTAAGTAAAGCAACATTGATGCAAAGAGGGAAtcttatctttttgttttaagcTTTCCTTACTGTTTCTAGTACTATTGGTTAAGTGCTCCTGCCTTCCTTAATGTCTGATAATATTGGTCCCTGATATGTAGGTTGATGCTACAAAGCGTGGTGGAATTGCTAGATTTATTAACCATTCCTGTGAGGTTGTTTCTTACAGTAACTTTTTGGATGAAATAAAATCTATAGTTAAATATTGTCCTTCTTAACGATAATTTTCTTGCAGCCTAACTGCTACACAAAGGTTATTAGCGTTGagggtgaaaaaaaaattttcatttatgctAAACGACAAATAACTGCTGGTGAAGAGATTACTTACAACTACAAATTTCCTTTGGAGGAGAAAAAGATTCCGTGCAATTGCGGTTCTAAGAGGTAAAGATGAAATGTAACTTTACCTTTACCCGCCCAACTATctttaaacttatttcaaaGTGTGACATTTATAAGGAGATCACAGCCTAATTGCTTGAAGATTATTTAATTGGGAAAAGTGTGTTTTGGTGCatactttcaaaaaaatataaaaaagaggaACCCTtgtgaaataattaaaattttctgcACTCACAAATCAAAATTAGTATCCATTCAAGTCAATGGTAGTACTTATATGACTAAAAGGTAGTACCTTGGTTCCACCTTTGATTGAAAAGGGCACAACATCCTAATTATTTTGAGTTGAATGTACCTAGGTTTGGATTTTACATCTCAGggttcctttttttccttattttttgaaatgtgtGCACCAAAAAACACTTTTCCCTATTTTATTAATAGACATTTCTGTTGTGTAtaaacaaaataggaaaaacagaaATGTCTACAAATACAATATATAGACATTTCTGTTATTTTCTCCTGTTCATAGTTATTCTGCCTTCCTATAAAAAGTTGATTATTTTAGaactattaatttatttcacattatggctttgtattttttttcctgtgTTTATTTGCCTAGTTCTTTCTTTTTGGtgatttaatatttagatttgCATGCAATCTTAGCTTGAGGGCTCATATTTCCACTCACAAAAAAATATGCCTTCTCTTATTTTCTAAGACTTATGCTACAAATGGCTCATAATTTCATCGTCTTGACTGGGGTTAGTAATATATCACTAAGCTGTTTTTTCTCTAGGTTGAATGACAGTCGTACCTATTTTCTAATCATTGCCTTTGCTGTTCTATAAATTTGGTTGTATCAGTTTTAAGTTTGAATTCCACTCACAATGAGATGCTCTGTGATAGTAGAAATTGTATGTCttgttttaaattgattttttcctttcttctgaCTGGTGAATGAATTTCTGGCTCTTACTAATGTGCAAACTGAGCATTAGTAATGAcatttctatttatttgttattgtttAATCACTCAATCGTTTCATTCAGGTGCCGTGGATCATTGAATTAGAAATTGTCGAGTTGGCTCTCGTGGTATGTTCTGAACATATTTGTTTCTTTAGGTGAAATTTGTTTagtgttcaattttattttctcttatttgtcATGAAATGTTTTTGCAGGCCATTCTCTGAAGTTCTGCTTCTCATGTTGTAGGGTTGACTGTAATTGATGTCATAGGTATGCCAttactttttagttttatttatcgTTTTTCTTAAGCTCAGCTATGTTTTCTGTGTGTTAATGTGATTTCAATGATCGGTAGGATCTATCATCATAATGTTAGTGTCAAATGTTTGATTGTTGAGAGAGAACTTCAATTGGTTtggtttgtttcatttttttcggCTTTTGAGATGCTAACATTATTGTGGTTTGACTGATGTCAATTTGGCTTCCTATTAAAaatttcattgataaaattttatggTCTTTATAGTTTATAGCATTTAATGACACAAGCAGAGAGAGACTTTGTTAATTATTACTCTTCAtattattaccttttttttgttgtttctatATCATGCCCCAGAGCTAAAAGTTCTAATAGTCTCATCTTTCAAAAAATTGCATTAAGGACTAGGTATTTCTCAAGCACTTGTTATTGACCTATTCATGTGACACATCTATCCTGTTAAGTCGCTTATTATTGGCCTTTTGATGTGTTGCTTCTATCATTGAAATCGGCCTTGAACCTGAAATATTTACAGTATGTTTGGCAGTGATTCTAGGAAACGTTTCTactctttttaacacttgaatacaaattttcaagtgttagaaaggtTAGAAACATTTCCTAGAATCACTATGAAACGGGCCCTTAGTTATCTTAACTGCTGTTGAACTAGCATTGTCATTTGTGCTTCTTGATCCCACATCTAGATTTGCTGGTATTTCTCTTATGTGTGCTGCGTATCTGCAGCGCCCTAGATCTGACCTGCTGTTAATTTATGTAGCTGCTAGCTTCATTATTTTTTGGGCTGGAGCTACCATCCAATTAACTGTTAATTTATGCAGCaaagaaattttctttcttgtcAATGTGCTCTGCAGCAACACCACTATGGTAACATCAGTGCTgcctaataaatattttcttgaattCTAAGCAATCATACAAGAAGTGGGAATATGATTCACTGCCTCATTATTTGATTATCACAAGCAACATAATTATTTCATGACTAAAATGCTTAGGCCATAGGTTCTAGTACTTGATAAATATTCCATAATTAATTTGATCTTATGATTTTGGTATTAGTTATATCAAACTttatgaaaaatggaaaatactGTAAGATGATTTGAGAGAAGAGTACATTGTATGTCTTTTCAGAACTATGATCAACTGCCTTTCTACCATTATTTTGAGGGTTGGACTTGCCATCCAAGCCTGCTGCTGATTTAGCAGCCAGGTAATTTCCTTGTCAAAGCACTTGGTAACATTAAtcataacaaataaatatttgctTCAAGTGTTACCCTACAAGGAGTGGAAATATGAATCTAGCATAATATTCCTTTGCTTATCTTGAGCTGCATCATGGTTTTGGGACTACAATGCTTTCTGTTGTAAATGAATTGATAGAAGAATGTCACATTTGACAAGTTGACATGTAAAAGTGGGGGTAGGAATTCATCAAATGTCGGGGTAGGAATTCATCAAATGTCGGGTGTGGATTCCTTATGCTTTTCCTTGAGCTAAATGTTAGAAAAATTCTTGTTAAACTAGCAATGACTCTAAAATTTAACAAGGTGTGAAATCCATTTTATAGGTGGTCAGGAGTTCAAACCCCTAATTTATTGATTCCACTTCCAAGCTCAAAGAAAGCTACCATGAGGGTATCATTGCTTGTTTGTTTCCTCTGATTTATTGAACTCACACGCAGGCCTAAAGAAGTCTGACATGAGGCTGGTTGTTGGGGCTAAAGTCCAAATAAGTTAGGTATAAATTGTTGGTGGACTATCTAACAATTTAAGCTTTTAGTCAAATTGTTAACTGAACATTAAGCTTTTAGGTCAATTGCTAGTTTAACAATTCTAAGCAGGACCAGTTGCTGGAAACAAATGGGTGAAGCTTATTATCTTCCCAATCATAATATTTGATCATTTGGATTCTGAGATTTGTCAGTTTGAATCATCTACTAATACAGTCTTATTTCATATGAATATGAGCTATTCTTTGCTTGTTGTATTGGTACTATGGATTGCAACTGATACAATCGTATTGCATGTGAAGGTAATGAACTTGCATGGCTTAGTGGCAGTAAGTTGAAATTTGCATGGTTGCCAGGCTGAGTGCTCCCTCACACgggagaaagaaaaaggggagaGCTAATTTCTCAAACCAGGGcgctattttctttttgaaataatCAGACTAGGTTTAGAATATAGGATTGTGCGCGATCTGTCCCTGGGACATACTTCTGTGTAATATGGAGGTTTATAAGAATCGTAAACCCTGAAACTGGCATTTGGTCTTCCCCTCAGGGCCCCAAAGTAAAATATGTGAGATCTACAAGGTTACTTTACCATAGGTTGTACAATTTTTTTGATCCAAAAGCCTACATTTATGATTTTATGCAATGTTACTATGAGAAAACTGATTTATAGAACACagtaaaattgttttaataactGAATGGG of the Vitis vinifera cultivar Pinot Noir 40024 chromosome 10, ASM3070453v1 genome contains:
- the LOC104878403 gene encoding histone-lysine N-methyltransferase ATXR7 isoform X6, coding for MTTQCHTYVLAILMLPCLHSQAPKSVHCMEIVQASSCCNSDEQVGSYSAMEMSCRSNGNTDDILQSCNIGGTLNQDRGGSGYAPPPFVGGWMYINEQGQMCGPYIQQQLYEGLSTGFLPDELPVYPVVNGNLINPVPLKYFKQFPDHVTTGFAYLSAGISATIRPTNLTAHRQDGTVEFAALDKGYLQSASQPCVSHSVYGFDGQMPNTEAANCSTSNPHLSGEASCWLFEDSEGRKHGPHSYAELYSWHHYGYLSDSSMIYHAENKCGPFTLLSMLNTWRTDRSETNPLSDGENNETGSSLNLMSEIAEEVSSQLHSGIIKASRRALLDEIISNIIAEFVASKKAQRLRKLETANQTFNMCSDGRMSEIIGSRKNSVAPGGGTALSDQTCLINETPKESSAKIKSVGGIENFQHACMVVCRTIFDSCMQVMWNAVFYAPVAEYCSTWRKRKRWSGHPRIMHPAVEQAMLFRDNVEKSEKLIDEPLQEEHEYSVCEVDCPPGFGLVMTDQDIHIQSSVGLSSSTVEGIPFKAKRPSDNGQPYDDMQCIVETVQNELQLSAKMMLVECVEAFIEEEVMNLIDSFKDKKLKEGTSDFSIQCPHANEDASSDMVSGLRIESNVAEMILSVDSCTPQQSPTDFHLPNNASVSVSEHFMSKLNKLCTTDDVVDDQDIDEPPPPGFEYNSRTFVPSQICRFRPSSSDECTPIIGQYVALALCRQRLHEDVLQEWKDLLVEGTLDQFFASWWTSKQRCDSTGCEEGVSNSNKEKPCDSSAASDQRRERTKDRHSLGSPELSLVIGKYTYYRKKKLVRKKIGSLSHAAASVDSGSQDQLMEKSRKQDVPGDVSEITEVEMGILKRRKIGLNTCHAEDNSLQAIVQSTLPGDSSSVRIKPNRRSTKCAHVVRNGEVIEDDRACGREEASPFAEDCDFVDKVVNSNGNGHDVGNLKELAGDCSKKTKSTKVSKKKRKDLKDVPSSRSAKVLKPANGAAKQDTGRQVAVHKNKFSKFKTLNPCLRSVGCARSSINGWDWRNWSLNASPTERARVRGIHKAQFACDQYFRSEVVSSQLSNVKGLSARTNRVKMRNLLAAAEGADLLKATQLKARKKRLRFQRSKIHDWGLVALEPIEAEDFVIEYVGELIRPRISDIRERLYEKMGIGSSYLFRLDDGYVVDATKRGGIARFINHSCEPNCYTKVISVEGEKKIFIYAKRQITAGEEITYNYKFPLEEKKIPCNCGSKRCRGSLN